The nucleotide sequence CGGTGGGCAGGGCAATCCGACGCGCGTCATCGCCGGCGGTCGACTCGATCTCAAGAACTGCTTTCCCGGCTGCTTCCCCGATTGGCTCCCGTTGCGAGACATGCTTCCATCGGCGCTCGTGAGTCGAATCGGCTACGAGTGGGATTTTTGGTGGCGTTATACAAGTACTCATCCCTGGACACCAAGCGGCGAGTGGCCGTACACCGGACTGAGTCATGGTGTGGACGTCCTTCTGCTTGGCGGAAAGATCGAGATCTCGGTGATGACGGTGCCGCATTGGCTGCGAGGTCAAGGGCTCGTCAGCTCGAAGATTGCCGGGACGCCGGTCTTCGTGCGCCTCGGCGCAGCCGATGTCAACGGGATGCTGTACTGGTTGTCGAGGATGATGCTGATGTAAGGGCTACCGCCGCGCTTCGGAAGTTTCTGCTTCCCTCTGGCCTCGGCCTTCGAATCGCAGCGTCAAATGAATGGCGCACCGTGCCATGCACCTTGGTCAGGCGGCGATGTCTGCAGGGCATCATCGTCGTCCGGAATCAGCTATTGGCCTCTGGCCCCGCGTCGCACGAACTGACGTCAGGTGCTCACGAAACCTCGTCAGCGTGTCCGTCATGTCGATTGCGTCGCCGCGAGCATAGCCGATCATCAGTGCCGCAAACGAGTTCTGTAACGGATCCGTCGCTCCAGCGAGTTGTGCTTCGAGCGCCGCTTTGGGGGCGAAACGTTACGTATGCGTCTGGATCGCGAAGGCCGTATTCCAATCACAGAGGCGCTGTCGATCAGGCATCGAGATCGCGACGGCACTCGAGTACGCCGATCAGCTTCATGTGATTCACCGTGATGTCAAACCTTCGAATGTCTTGCTAACCGAGCCGAGCGTGATGCTCGGCGACTTTGGTGTTGCACGCCACGAGGAGAGTGAGCGATTTACCGATGCCGGTGTGAGCGTCGGCACGCCGGCATATATGAGTCCCGAGCAAATCACGCGACATCGTCGACTCTCAGACGGATGTCTACAGCCTCGGATCCGTTCTCTATGAGATGATTGCTGGAACGTCGCCATACGCGGCGGACGTGCGTCTGCGTGCTTTGCTTCGCGGGCGCGATCCGGTGGTGCAACTGCGAGGACTTAGAGAGGACGTATCTTCGGAGATCGAGCACTGCATCCTCGGCGCCATCGCGGTCGACAAACGACTTCGTACACGAAGCTGTCACGATCTCGCTGAGGCGCTCAGCGCGTGTGCTATCCACGTGCAGGGCCGCCAGTCACCTCGATGACTCAGCACAGTCGAGGCGCGCTAACTACTCTTGCGGAATTTTCGGACGGAACGGCAGATCGTGACCCAATAGCCGCGGATCGGGCTCCGCCCAGGGATTGCCGCCCGCGGGTTCCAAAGACAACTCCATTCCGCCCCAGCCTCGCTTGCGCCACTCATTCAATCTCGAGCGCGCGTCGTAAGCGCTGACTTGCGAGTAATTGAATTGTTCTTGTCCTGAAATTCCGCTCTGTGTGTAGAAGCCGGCGCTGGGAAAGAGACTGTGCCGCACGAGCTCACCCTTCGTACTGCCATCCGTGGATACGGTAAGTGCGACCTCGGTCCAGATCGGCGGAAAGACGCGCCAATTCTCCGCCGCCTTCACACCCAACTCGGCGCCCAATCGCTCAACCTGAACTCCGACGGGACCGCCCCAACCGGGGTGAATTCCGAGAATACTGTCCGTCGTCTTGACTGCTTCTCTCGCTCCCAGCGTCTGCGGGCTCACCGTCTTGCACCCAACCACCTGCGTGAACCGGATCGATCTGCCGTCGATGGCGATTGCTGTTTGCCGAATCGGATATGGCCTTGGGAGTATGCCGCGAAAGGAGTGGCCGTAGTAGAGACCACTCTCGGCAGTGAAGCCATATGAGGCAATCTGTTGATTCGAGTTCGTTTCGACGTACACCTCCAGAAAATTGACGAATCGGTAGCCGCTCCGCGCCAGAAACTGCTGACGAGTGCGCGATGGTCCGGCATTCGAATACTGATCGACCTCTGGTAGATCTTCCGGATCATAAAGACGTTGATCGATGAAGCTGATCGTTGCGATGCTTCGCACAATCCGCTTGCTCGTGGGGCCGAGAGGCACGTAGATCACGCCTGGCGAAGCATCGGAGCTGAACATCCAGTTCTTGCCATCACGAGTGGCCTTTCGGCAGCCGACGTTGGACCTGAGGTACCAATTCACCTCTTCGGGCACATGCGTGTTGAAGTTGAAGTCGATGAGCGCAGTCGTTTCGATGTGAAACAGACGGGCGACCGAGTGCCAATCGTCGCCGTCTTTCACTCGATAAGCGCGCGCATTCTGTGGAGAAAAGTTAGGCGGCAGTGGCTTGATTGGGCGTCGCTCAATCGGCATGGCTCTCTCACCTCGAGTAGGCAGCAACTGCGTCATTCAACCCGATCTCGGTCACACTTCAGCGGGGGAAGGACCAGGACTCCGCGGTCGTGTCGGCAGCGCATACGCACCAACCGTCGGTTGGCCGAGAGGCGCCATTTCCGGCACCAAGCGTTGGCCGTCGTTGTTCCGAGGAGCACTGACAGGGGTGACTTGGCCCCTGGCCCAGAGAATCTTGAGCAGGTTGCCTAACGCGACGACAACCGCCATGACGAGCGCCAGCTCCTTCGAGTCCAAATTCAGCCCGGCGAAATGAAAGCCGACCGCACACGAAACGGCCGCTTCGACCAGGGCGACTGAGCTGTTGACGACGGCGACTGGTTCCTGTGTCATCGTGATGATCCTCATCGTTATTAACGAGAGCGCAGAGCGCTCCTGCGCGGAGCGCTCTGCAGCCGAAGTGCGCCTAGCCGACGCGCACTGCGAGGCCCGGCATCGGGTCCGAGGCGAGCTTCCCAGCAAGGCGGCCCACCTCCTCTCGCGCAGTTCTGTCGGAGAGCCGGGTTGCCAACGCGGCGACGGCGACCGCAGCGAAGTGGGCGTCGAGTCGATTGAGAAGACCCTTATCGATTGGGCCAGGGTCCGGCCCCGGGCCGTGCGGATGATGCAGCAGCCACCAAAGCAGATTCGGCCACCACGGTGGGCAAATGTCAGGTTCCATATAACCTCCCGCTGACGTTGGCGTTTGACTGTGTCGCTCAATACAGAACACGGCAACGACAGGCGAAACGCGACACGCATCAGACGTGAGATAAGCACTCGTTAATGCATGTCGTGTTCAGCGCTCGGTTTCCGTGTTCACTCTAGAGCAGCCAAAACCAACATCTGGAGGACATCATGTCACGCGGACCCTTGGCAATCGACACCGTACCGCTTCCCGAACGTCCCATTCGAATCTCGATTCCAGCCAGCGTTGCATTCGACATCGATCGCTTTCACAAAGCCGTTGTGAACATTGGCGAGCGACTCGGTTGCAAGGGCTGCGTCTCCGGAGCCGACTGCCTGTTCACGTTCCAACGCGACTATGTGATCAATCCGCAGACGCTCGCCGCCCAAGCGGTCCAGGGTGGCGTGATCATCGACGGTTGACGGAACGAACAGTCATGATCAACGAGCTCCCTGCGTTAGGCGTCGGTCTCACGTATTGTGACGGTCTGCATACGTTCGTTCTCGAGCACCAGGACCTCATCGATATCGTCGAGGTCGAGCCGCAGACGCTGTGGTTCGCGGACCGCTACGCAGACGACGCATATCACCTGGACGAAAACACGGCGAGTCAAATCGACGCGTTGCCGATGCCGAAGCTTGTTCACGGCGTGGGGTTTCCCGTGGGGGGCTCGCGGCCACCGCGGCGCGGCCAGCTCGGTCCACTGAACTGCCTGCTGTCGAGGTGGCACGCGCCCTGGATGAGTGAGCATCTGAGCTTCAATCGCGCGAACCTGAGTGGATGCGAGTTCAACACCGGCTTTCTCCTGCCGCCTCTTCAAACCGAGGAGGGAATCGAAGCGGCCGTGCGGTCGATTCGATCTTTCGCGTCGGAGGTCGGCGTTCCGCTTGCCGTGGAGACGGGAGTCAGCTACTTCGCTCCCCTCCCCGGCGAGATGCCGGACGGCGAGTTCGTCGCCGAGGTGACGCGGCGGGCGAACTGTGGGATTCTCCTCGACCTACACAATCTCTACGCGAACGAGCACAATGGTCGCCAGCCCATCACGTCATTCCTCGACCAGATTCCACTCGAGCGCGTTTGGGAAGTCCACGTAGCGGGCGGACAGGAGCATCGCGGCTACTGGCTCGACGCGCATTCGGGCGCGATGTCTAACGATCTCTTCTGCCTGGCGCGGGAGATCATCGGCAGTCTGCCTAACGTACGCGCGATCATCTTCGAGCTGTTTTCGTCGTATGTCCACCAGGTCGGCGGCGGGGTGGTGCTCGCGGAGCTGGAGCGCCTGCACGAGATCTGGGAGGCGCATGGGCGCGAGCAGCCGCGGCGGCTCGCGGCCGCGGCGCGAGACCCGCGCGCTGCACTGGCCATCGGTCTCTCGCCCGAGCCGCGCGAATGGGAGGATACACTGGGCGCGCTCGTCGCTGGACAGGACGCGCACGGGCCACTCGCGGACCATCTGCAACAGGATCCCGGTCTCGCGATCACTCGAGAGCTCGTTGGTGATTTCCGTGCATCCATGCTTGCGAGCACGGTCAAGCTGACGATCCGACTGTTGCTCCTCACCCTTGGTGAAACGAGTCTCTCGGATCTGCTCAATCGATTCTGGCGATTGTCGCCGCCCCAGCTCTTTGCGTCCACTGAGGCCGAGGTGTTCGGCCAATTCGTGAGGCGGCAGCAGCTCGAGATTCCTTACCTTGACGATGTTTTGTCGTTCGAGCTCGCGACCGTCGCGGCTCTTATCGACAAGAAACCGCAGATCGTTCCATTCGAGCATGATCCGGTCGTCGTCTTGCGAGCGCTCGGTGAGGGACGCCTACCGGATTCGCCGTCGGAAGGAAGGTTCGAGATCGAGCTATCGGTCGGCGATCTTCCGGAGTCGGCGCGGATCCCGCTCAGCGCGCATCCAGTACTGCACTAGTCCAGAGCCACTAATCCGGTCGGAGGTGCTCGATGAGTCTCTGGGGATCGATCAAGCACGCGGTGTCGAAGGCCGCGAGCGTGGTCGTCGATACAGTCTCGGACAACCTGGAAGCGGCTGCAGGCGCGGTCGCCGCACCGATCCAGGACGTTGGGCACGAGATCGAGCACGTTGCCAAAGGAGTCATCAAAACGATTCAGGGCGACAGAAAGGGAGCAGCCGAGGAATTCGACAAGGCAAAAGATGCTGCGCGCGAGATCGGGGGCGATATTCTTGGCGCCGTACCGAAGGTCGCATTGATCGTCGGTGTCAATTACGTCAGCGCGGTTCAGCGAATCATCGGAGTCGAGGGCGAGAGCCGACGACTCACCGACAAGGAGCATAAATCGCTCGAGCCGATCTTTCGAGATTCAGTGGACTATGATGCCGTTGAGATTACCGAGGGCAATCTCGGGCTTCTCGGATCGACGAACTCTGTGTTCACTCTCTGCCACAAGATCCGAGTTGCTTCTGGGAGCGGCTTCGTGCCACTCGAGCAGCACCGTCACGTGCTGGTTCACGAGATGGTACACGTGTGGCAGTTCGAGGCCGGCGGGCCGGACTATGTTGCAGAGTCACTCGCCGCGCAGGCGACAGGCGACGACGGATATTGGTTGGACGACAAGGGCACTCCTGTGGCCGCGCCCAAGGGATACGCGTTCGACGTGGCCGTGGCGGGCGGCGAGCATTGGAGCGACTTCAACCCGGAGCAGCAGGCCACGTTCATCGAGGTAGCATTCCAGCTCGGTGTCGATTTCGCCAATCCTGACAGCACGCCGATGATCTTTCGCGGCGTCGACTATACGGCCGAGCTCAAGCTCGCCCTAGCCGCGATCCGTGCGCGTGAAGGTACACCATAGGCGTTGACATGACTGGGATTCTCGCGGCGTGGCGCCGGCCGTTAGGCGTGTGTCCGATCGCCGCAAAAGTAGACATAGACGAACCGTTTTAGGATGGTTCCCGCCGTCGAGTCACCCAGACGCGCGGACGTGCTGTGGATCAGCAGCTCGCCGGCGTCCACCATCACATTCAGTCGCATGATCTCCCCCGCCCGATTTTACAATCCGGAGCCCAGCGCATGGTCGCGGTGACGCACCGGTCGCGTGGGCCGGCCACGTATTCCTCGCCGCCGACGGAACCCGAATCGAGGCGCGAACCAACCGTTCGTGGGCGCTGTGGCCGGCGGCAGCCTTTCTCCTGTTCGCTGCAATCGTAATTGCGTTTGGGGCCCTCGCAGGAGACGATGCAGCTCCGTCCCCGGCGAAGACCCTCGCATTGCCGGCACTCATTATGGTCGGAATCGCCTGGTACCGGTCTTCTCATCTATCTGAGCGCGATCAACGATGCGCGGCCCTTCTCCGAGACGTACTTCTTGAAAGGCTTCCAAACAGTACCCTGCTCGATGCGTCCGAAGTCGTCTATGCGAGGCAATTCCCCCATTGATACACGGCCATGCTTGCCATGATGAGACATTACTTTCTTCGCCGGATTGCTCTTTCTCTCTTCAGACCTGCGTGCATTCTCGGCGTGGTGACGACATCGTCAGTGAAGCCGGTCGGTGCACAAGTGAATCACCCGCGCGCTCGGAGCGATCAGGACTCGGCGGTTCTGGTCAAGTACCTTCGCGCTCGGAAAGAGAAGCTTCGGCGAGTGGCCGCCCACAACGATTTGTTGTGGGCGGTGGTTTCCGGTCGTGATCGCGAGCAGCTCGTTCTTCATTACTTGAAGATTGCTTCGGGCAAAGTGATCCCGCTTCACGCACCGGATTCCATCGGGACGTTCAAACCTAACGAGATTCGTTGGGTATCTCTGGGAGATCTGACTGCTCCGTTTGGCTTGCTCGTTAGGGAAGAGTACCCATCGGCGGGCGTCATCGGCAGCAGCTTTCTGCGGCTGGATCGGGACTCCTTGGCCACCGTGTTCAAAGACAATGAACAGGCATGCCGAGCGGCAGAGATCGAGCGTCTTCAACCGAGCGGCAGTCCCGTTTTGATCGTTTATGAGGGGGACTTGTCGGGGGCATTTGCGATTCGAATTGCCACATGAGAATCGAGGAACTCTTTCATGCAACGCTCGCGTGGCCCCACGTCCTTGCTTGGCAGGGGAACGCCTGGGCCGACGCCGAGCGCTCCGCGGGGAGTTTTTATGTGACGGTGGCCCAGAGGTACCAGCATGTGGCGGACTGGATGGATTCAAAGGCGGGCAAAGAAGCATGCCCTGAGAGCTGGGCGTCATCGGCTCATATCAGAGAGTGGTCGGCACGCGCAGACAGCCTTGCCACCAGCACATGATGTCGACGTGCGAGCGTTCAACGATTCATTCATGTACTTCCTAGTGCTCGAGGTACACCCCAAGCCGGATCACGACGAGTATGGTATCGTCGACGGTGCGTTTGCCTCGTGCTTTGCAGACGCTGCTTCGGCGTCGGATGCCGAAGACTTGGCCCGTGAGTTCCTCGCCGACGTTGGGTGGGATACAGAGCAGATCGACGAAGCACCGCGGTGGATCGACCGCGCGGAACTGGACGGCAACGCTGAGAGTCTCGAACGATATGATCAAGCCGGCACCGACAAGATCGTCGTCACGCTGCACAAATGGCCTGTCGGCGCGTCTGATGACGAGTAGACCGGCCTCCCGTACGCTGCCGAACTGTCGACGGAATGAATAGCGAGCGCACAACGACTGTGCAGACTCGGCATCCCCCGCTGTTGACCATTGTCGCGGCGTGGATACTCCTCGGCATCCTGATCGCATTCTTTCAGCGGCCGATCTGGGACGCGATTTGGGTGCTCGCGCTCGGCGTGTGGCCGCTCTACGCGCTAGCTGGCGTGGCACTGCTCGTCGTCGCCGCACTGCGCGCACGGGCCGGCGCTCGAGACGCGCGGGCGGCGATCGCTCTCATTCTCCTCGCTGGCATCGGTCTCTGGTTCGGCGAGGCGCGCATCGCGTGGATTGGCGACGAGTGGGTTTTCAAACTGCACTTCGCGCGCATGCGCGCGGAGTACGAGCGCATCGTCGCCGAGGTGCAGCGGCAACCGGCTGGTGACACTACGAGTGAGGGAGCGCTGCACGGCGTCCGCTATCAGATCGATCGCGGTCCACCGATGCGAGTCGCGTTTCTGCAGCCCGGCGGTATGCTCGACAATT is from Gemmatimonadaceae bacterium and encodes:
- a CDS encoding DUF692 family protein, which produces MINELPALGVGLTYCDGLHTFVLEHQDLIDIVEVEPQTLWFADRYADDAYHLDENTASQIDALPMPKLVHGVGFPVGGSRPPRRGQLGPLNCLLSRWHAPWMSEHLSFNRANLSGCEFNTGFLLPPLQTEEGIEAAVRSIRSFASEVGVPLAVETGVSYFAPLPGEMPDGEFVAEVTRRANCGILLDLHNLYANEHNGRQPITSFLDQIPLERVWEVHVAGGQEHRGYWLDAHSGAMSNDLFCLAREIIGSLPNVRAIIFELFSSYVHQVGGGVVLAELERLHEIWEAHGREQPRRLAAAARDPRAALAIGLSPEPREWEDTLGALVAGQDAHGPLADHLQQDPGLAITRELVGDFRASMLASTVKLTIRLLLLTLGETSLSDLLNRFWRLSPPQLFASTEAEVFGQFVRRQQLEIPYLDDVLSFELATVAALIDKKPQIVPFEHDPVVVLRALGEGRLPDSPSEGRFEIELSVGDLPESARIPLSAHPVLH